GCGCCGCCCACGTGCAGGTCATTGCCAAAGGGTATAACCACATCCACATGGTTTTGCGACTCAAGCCGCTGCGCTATGCGGGTAAGAATTGCTGGCGCCAGGTCTGGCTTGAGGCATGCGGAGTACATTTTCATGGGAAACCGTTTGATAAGCTCGCGGCTTGTGCCGCAAGCCAGCAGTTTGCCATAGGCAATGTAGGCAATGCTGTGACAGCGCTCCGCCTCATCCATATAGTGTGTTGACACAAGCACGGTAATACCCTCTGCCGCCAGTGCATGTATCTGCTCCCAAAATTCCCGCCGGGCGGTAGGGTCCACCCCTGCGGTGGGTTCATCCAGAAGCAATACCTTGGGCTTGTGCATCACGCAGCTTGCCAGTGCCAACCGTTGCTTCCACCCGCCAGAGAGCGACCCGGCCAGCTTTTTGCGCTGCTCCCACAATCCCAGTCGGTGCAGCACGCTCTGGATTTCACGGCGCACATTGCTCAACCCATAAATGCGGGCTGTAAAGGCAAGATTTTCTTCAAGAGTCATGTCTTCATAAAGCGAAAAACGCTGAGGCATGTACCCCACCTGTAGTTTGATCTGATCCGCCTGCGTCAGGATATCGAGCCCAAGGCAGGTGCCAGTGCCTTTATCCGGCGTCAGCAGGCCGCACATCATCCGCAGGGTCGTGGTTTTTCCTGATCCGTTGGGGCCAAGAAAACCAACAATCTGGCCCTCTGGAACGCTGAACGACACGGAATCTACCACAGTAACATTGCCAAACGTTTTGGTAAGGCCCTGCACTTCGATGGCGTTTGTCATTTATGGAAAACTCCCGTCACGGGCAGCCCCGGGCGTAGTTGCGCGCAAGACTCAAGAGGAACCGCTTCAACCATAAAGGCCAGCTTGCCCGACTCGTTACGCGAATAAAGCACCGGCGGCCTGTAGGCAGCCTCGGAAGAAACAAAATTTACGCGAGCGGGGATGCCTTTGCCGCAACCTTCGCATTGCAGCAGAATTTCCGGTTCTGCGGACGTCCAGCCAACCTGGGTCGGGGAAAGAAAAAAACGGGCCTTGATGTTCCCCGGAGGCAGCAGTTCCACGACAGCCTGTCCACTCGCTATGGTTTCTCCCGGTCGGTAGATGATATCGTTTACCACGGCATCGGCAGGCGCAATCGCTTGTCGCAGAGCCAGATTCGCCTCTGCCTCGCGCACAGCGGCCTGACGGAATTGCAGCATCTTTTGCGCGGCTTCAATTTCGCCTTCGCGCCCAATGCTCAGTTGGGCCAAACGCAGACGGCTTTCGCTGGCGCGGATTTTTGCCCTCGTGGCCGATTCCTCTGACCGCAGGCGCTCAACTTCATCCATTGACGCAGCACCGCTGTGGCTGAGATTCAATTTACGGCGATACGACGCTGCGGTGTAGGCAAGCTGGGCCTTGAGCTCTGCAATGCCAGACTGCAAGGCTTCTATTTCATCATTCCGTTCCGCAGAAAGTAGATTGGATACTTCCGCCTTTGCGGCCTCAAGCTCGGAGCGGGCCTTGTCCAGAGCGGCTTTTTCCCTGTTGCTGTCGAGGGTAAAAAGGGTTTCTCCCACCTTTACATGACTGCCGCGCGAAACAGAGAGGGTTTCAACAATACCGCTTGCAGGCAGAGAAACTCTGACAAAATCACCTTCAACATAGCCCTGAACTTCAGTATCTGACCGCCCGTAGCAGCCGGTAAGGAGGCTCGCTATGACAGCAGAAGCAAGAACCGCGCACTTCATTGAATTCTCCGCCATGAAGTGCGCTTTCTCTGCTGCGCGGATACCACGCTACAGAGAAAGCACACTTCAATGAGACCTCGGCTAAAATTTCAGCGTAAAATCAACACCGAACATCATTGGGTCAATAAGAGTCACCAAGGTGTTCTGGTCGTATGACGGGTTCATGGCGTTCACATAGAACTGCGAGGCCGTAGCCGCCTGATTCAGCAGGTTGCGGCCCCAGAGGTTCACCTCGTACTTATCGTTCTTGACGCCGAGATTCAGGTCAAACGTACCATATCCGGCCTGCTCAAGCCTGTTTTCAATGTCGTAGTAGTAATTTGAACGATAGCGGAAGGTCAGATCAATACCCGCCACAAGCTTGTCCCAGGGCAATTCGTACTCATAACCGACCGTGCTCCGCCCAGTAAACTTGGAGTGATACTGCTGCTGATTACCGCTGGCGTTGATGGTGCGGCCGCCAGCCGTTGCAGGGGCATTCTTAAAGTCCACATAGGTCGCGTCCGCATAGCCCACGCCAACGCTTGCATGGATACCGTTGTCAAACTTGCCGGCAAGGTCTGCCTCAAAGCCATAGGAACGGCTCTGTGGTGCATTGATAATGGGAGTCATGTTTGTGGAGGAATCATATGCCAACACCTGCTGGTCTCTCCAGTCAATGTAGAAGAGCGCGGTGTTCAGGGTAATGCGGCCATCGTAAAAGGAATTTTTCATTCCCAGTTCGTAGTTTACGGTGGTTTCTTCGTCGTATTTGAAGGCGGGCTTGTCGTAGAAAAGAGACGTATTAAAGCCGCCAGCCTTATAGCCGGTACTTACGCTGAAATAAACGTTATTGAATTCATCAAAGCTGTATTTGATGCCGCCGCGCGGCATCCAGTACAGTTTATCCCACTCCCCATCGTAATTCTTGATCATGGTCTTGCCAGGAATTCTCCAGTATTCATCAAGATACGCATCACCAAGGTTTGATGAGGTGTTAAATTCATATTCCTTTTTGTCATACCCCACACGGACGCCGCCAAAAACCTGCCAATATTGGTTAAAATCGTAAGAGGCATTGCCAAATGCGGCAACAGACCATGCATTTTGCTGACCACGCAAATCAATGCTGCCGTGATCGCCAGACAAGGTACTCGGCACCCAGGGCGAGCCCTTGTCCCAGCCATTAGTCTGACTGTTCAGACGGTCGGCGCGGTTAAAGTCCCCATAAACACCAGCAACATACTTGAAAGCTTCATTTTCCGGCGAGGCCAGGCGTAGTTCTTGCGATATCTGCCCAAAACTTTCGCTGAAAGTGCCGTATTTCTTGAATTGAAAGTTGGTAAAGCCCATCATCGTGTTATGCTGCGCATTAATTATGTCAAAGTAGCCTTTTGGACCGTAGGCCTGCTTGTAGTCCATGGCTGTGCTGCGATAGCCGGTGAGCGAAGTCAGCTTGTAGCCGCTGTCAAAATCATGATTGACTTCAAGCTTGGCGCCGCCAGAAGAGATATCGCCACCGGAAGAACCGTCCCAGTTGAAGGTTTTGTTTCCGTCATCATAATCCGTCTTGCTCATCCTGGCGGAGTCGTTGCGATACTGCTTCTGGATATCAGAGCTGAAATCGACGCTTGTATTTTCGCCAAGCATCATAAACCAGCTCAAACGGCCCTGATAATTATTTTGCTTGCCGAGGTTGCCCCCTTCGTAATTTTCCCAGACATGCCCGGTCTGATTGTATCCAAAGGCCACACGCACTGCGGCCTTACCGTCCCACAAGGGCATATTGGACATCACTTCTGTGCGATAATGCTCATAATTGCCAGCGCCAATGGTTATGTACCCCTCTTGCTTGCTCGGGTCGGCCTTCTTGGATGTGACATTGATTGCGCCGCCAAGAGTATTGCGTCCATAGAGCGTACCTTGCGGGCCACGTAATACTTCTACTTGCTCCACATCAAGCAGGTTGTTCAAATAACCGTGCGTTAGCGTAAGCGGCACACCGTCAACAAATACACCCACCGAGGGATCCGTTTCAATTTCCGCAGACCCCACGCCGCGTATGCTAAAAAATGGAGACAGAGAACCACCGACCTGTCCGGTTGAAAATGTTGCGTTGGGGGTAGCCGCGATTACATCTTCAAGCCTGGTCATATGCGATGCTTTCAGATCTTGGGGCGATACAACCTCCATGCTGATGGGTACGGCGTTTTCCGCCTCCGAGCGCTTTTGCGCAGTGACATGAACCACATCAAGGGCTCTTTTTTCTTCGGTACTTTGCCCTGCTGCATCATCCGCGAGTGCTGGCCCTGCCAGACCGCACAAGCCCATAATCATAACCCCCGCCACCAAAGAAACCCTTCTTCTTCGCGTCATTCCCCAGTTCTCCTCTCGATGCCGAATCCACATCGCAGACCGCGGTTAAGGTTTGTATTATAAATGCAAATCGTTACCTTATTTCGTTTTGAGGTGAAGTAACAAAGGCAATTTTGGAAAGACCAGCCTGTTGAGCCAGCGCAAGAACCCTCGCGATATTAGTGTATTGCGTTGATTCATCTGCATGAAGGTTGATACGTGCATCGCCGCCGTTTCCACGCTCAACACCTTGAAGTTTCGTAAGCAAGTCATCTTCTGTAACAGGCTTACCATTCATACTGTACGCGCCAGCGCCTGATATCTCGATAGTTATATCAGAGTTCTGCAACTCATGTTTCTGTGCATTTTCTTTCGGAAGATTGAGTTTAAAAGCCTGATGAATTACTGGCGCTGTGATAATGAATACAATGAGCAACACAAGCATGATATCCACAAGAGGAGTAACGTTTATGTCACTCATAACCTCGCCATCCATTCTTGCGCTCAAGCTCTTTCCGCCGACGTGCATATACCTTCTCCTTGTTACGGTTACTTGGTAGAGAGTGGCCGTTGCCCGGTGACAAGATAGGTTTGCAGATCTTGGGCAAACAGTCCCAATTCCTGCAGATTCCTGCGATTGCAGTTTGCTATGGCGTTGTTGCCAAGCACCGCCGGGATAGCCACAACCAGACCAAAGGCCGTCATGACAAGGGCTTCGCCAATAGGCCCTGCAACCTGGTCAATGCTCATCTGCCCGCCGCCGCTCAGGGCAATAAGGGTGTGGTAAATACCCCAGACCGTGCCAAACAACCCTACAAAGGGGGCTGTTGCACCTATGGAAGAAAGAAGAACCAGACCATAACTCTGGTAATATGAAATTTTATCCAGCACACTGGCCATTGAGCGAATGATCCAGTCCGCATGTGCATTTGGGTTCTGTGTATCCGCCGCAGTAGAACAAAACCCTTGAGAAGCATATCTCCCTT
This genomic stretch from Desulfovibrio desulfuricans DSM 642 harbors:
- a CDS encoding ABC transporter ATP-binding protein, producing the protein MTNAIEVQGLTKTFGNVTVVDSVSFSVPEGQIVGFLGPNGSGKTTTLRMMCGLLTPDKGTGTCLGLDILTQADQIKLQVGYMPQRFSLYEDMTLEENLAFTARIYGLSNVRREIQSVLHRLGLWEQRKKLAGSLSGGWKQRLALASCVMHKPKVLLLDEPTAGVDPTARREFWEQIHALAAEGITVLVSTHYMDEAERCHSIAYIAYGKLLACGTSRELIKRFPMKMYSACLKPDLAPAILTRIAQRLESQNHVDVVIPFGNDLHVGGADAALLEEAIRPWRHDPALVWSDAEASLEDLFILLMNRALKDMKMGLA
- a CDS encoding HlyD family secretion protein, translating into MKCAVLASAVIASLLTGCYGRSDTEVQGYVEGDFVRVSLPASGIVETLSVSRGSHVKVGETLFTLDSNREKAALDKARSELEAAKAEVSNLLSAERNDEIEALQSGIAELKAQLAYTAASYRRKLNLSHSGAASMDEVERLRSEESATRAKIRASESRLRLAQLSIGREGEIEAAQKMLQFRQAAVREAEANLALRQAIAPADAVVNDIIYRPGETIASGQAVVELLPPGNIKARFFLSPTQVGWTSAEPEILLQCEGCGKGIPARVNFVSSEAAYRPPVLYSRNESGKLAFMVEAVPLESCAQLRPGLPVTGVFHK
- a CDS encoding TonB-dependent receptor, which translates into the protein MTRRRRVSLVAGVMIMGLCGLAGPALADDAAGQSTEEKRALDVVHVTAQKRSEAENAVPISMEVVSPQDLKASHMTRLEDVIAATPNATFSTGQVGGSLSPFFSIRGVGSAEIETDPSVGVFVDGVPLTLTHGYLNNLLDVEQVEVLRGPQGTLYGRNTLGGAINVTSKKADPSKQEGYITIGAGNYEHYRTEVMSNMPLWDGKAAVRVAFGYNQTGHVWENYEGGNLGKQNNYQGRLSWFMMLGENTSVDFSSDIQKQYRNDSARMSKTDYDDGNKTFNWDGSSGGDISSGGAKLEVNHDFDSGYKLTSLTGYRSTAMDYKQAYGPKGYFDIINAQHNTMMGFTNFQFKKYGTFSESFGQISQELRLASPENEAFKYVAGVYGDFNRADRLNSQTNGWDKGSPWVPSTLSGDHGSIDLRGQQNAWSVAAFGNASYDFNQYWQVFGGVRVGYDKKEYEFNTSSNLGDAYLDEYWRIPGKTMIKNYDGEWDKLYWMPRGGIKYSFDEFNNVYFSVSTGYKAGGFNTSLFYDKPAFKYDEETTVNYELGMKNSFYDGRITLNTALFYIDWRDQQVLAYDSSTNMTPIINAPQSRSYGFEADLAGKFDNGIHASVGVGYADATYVDFKNAPATAGGRTINASGNQQQYHSKFTGRSTVGYEYELPWDKLVAGIDLTFRYRSNYYYDIENRLEQAGYGTFDLNLGVKNDKYEVNLWGRNLLNQAATASQFYVNAMNPSYDQNTLVTLIDPMMFGVDFTLKF
- a CDS encoding ExbD/TolR family protein encodes the protein MHVGGKSLSARMDGEVMSDINVTPLVDIMLVLLIVFIITAPVIHQAFKLNLPKENAQKHELQNSDITIEISGAGAYSMNGKPVTEDDLLTKLQGVERGNGGDARINLHADESTQYTNIARVLALAQQAGLSKIAFVTSPQNEIR
- a CDS encoding MotA/TolQ/ExbB proton channel family protein; this translates as MENKFNLISIWGHGDAVTHTVAIILLLMSIASWTVIVIGILRQQKFKKNRARSKYFWMKDTVDESIDNICNNSSPWKQIALEGRYASQGFCSTAADTQNPNAHADWIIRSMASVLDKISYYQSYGLVLLSSIGATAPFVGLFGTVWGIYHTLIALSGGGQMSIDQVAGPIGEALVMTAFGLVVAIPAVLGNNAIANCNRRNLQELGLFAQDLQTYLVTGQRPLSTK